The stretch of DNA ATGACCATGCCGCGGTCACGACCGACCAGCTGGACATACGAGCCTGCGGCGCGGGCGATCTGGCCGCCCTTGCCCGGCTTCATCTCCACGTTGTGGCAGATGGTGCCGATCGGCATCTGGCCGAGCAACATGGCGTTGCCAGGCTTGGTATCGGTCTTTTCCGCCGCGATGACCTTGTCGCCAACGGCCAGGCGCTGCGGCGCCAGGATGTAGGCGAGCTCGCCGTCGTCATACTTGACGAGCGCGATGAAAGCCGTGCGGTTCGGATCGTATTCGAGCCGTTCCACGGTGCCTTCGACGTCCCACTTGCGACGCTTGAAGTCGACGTAGCGGTACTTCTGCTTGTGGCCACCAGCCATGCCGCGCGAGGTGACATGGCCCTTGTTGTTGCGTCCACCGGTCTTGCGCTTGCCTTCGACGAG from Erythrobacter mangrovi encodes:
- the rplB gene encoding 50S ribosomal protein L2, whose amino-acid sequence is MALKNYKPTSPGRRGLILVDKSALYKGKPVKALVEGKRKTGGRNNKGHVTSRGMAGGHKQKYRYVDFKRRKWDVEGTVERLEYDPNRTAFIALVKYDDGELAYILAPQRLAVGDKVIAAEKTDTKPGNAMLLGQMPIGTICHNVEMKPGKGGQIARAAGSYVQLVGRDRGMVIVRLNSGEQRYLRADCMGTVGAVSNPDNQNQNLGKAGRRRWMGIKPLTRGVAKNPVDHPHGGGEGRTSGGRHPVTPWGKPTKGARTRNNKQTDKMIIRSRHAKKKR